The sequence CTTCTCCGGGCTCTTCACCTTCATCTTCCTCATGTTggcctgcctgtgctgcaagAAGGGAGACATCGGCTTCAAGGtgagcactggggggggggggattaggggtgggcagggggggccAGGCTACTGTGCAGCCCCCGTGCATCCCCCCGGGCTCAGCATCACCGTGGGCTGTATCCTGACCCTGTGCCAAATGGTGCCGGGAtgctgcagggctcagcatCACCTCGGGTCGTAtcctgacccccccccagggctccccGCTGCACGGGGCCAGGCCATGGCATGGTTAAGGGCCGGCCACAGTCCCACCCGCACGCCCCCGGGGTGGGAGGCACCCTGACCTCAGAGGCACAGAATGTGCCGAGAAACACTTTTCCCTAATTGCTGGCATTTTTGTGGAGGCTTGCGGCGCCCGCGGCAGGAGGGGGGTCAGgcaaggagggaggggggacgCACGCTGGGGCCCGTTGTGTAACCGTCCCACACCGTCCGGAGCACCTCTCCGTGCCACAGGGGAACAATGAGCCCCCTCGTGCCCCCCTGCTGGCTATATAGGGGCGCCGAGCCGCCGCCGGGCACTGCCCGTGCCCGGTGGGTTGTGGCGCACGGCACCCCGAGGGGCAGCGCTGCCGGCGGCGTTGGCAGCACCATGAGAGGCggtggggcaggggcagggcgaTGCTCACCCTCGCCTACCTGCTCGCCAAGGCGGCTTTTGGGAGCCGGGCGCTGGATGGGTGCCACCACCAGGtattggggctgggggctggggcagcgccTGGTGCTTGGGGGAAGCTTCTTGGGGTCTCCGTGCACGGGGCTGTGCGATGCGCAGGGGGTGTGGGGCGAGCTGCGGGGAGCCTGTGGGGTCAGTTGTCTCTGCTCggtgtgtccccccctcccctgcgCGCCCCCCTCCGCCCCGGCCCAGGAGTTTGAGAACGCCGAGGGGGACGACTACGTGACGGAGTTCTCGGCCCAGGGCTCGCCCGCCCCGCAGCATGGCCCCGAGGTTTACATCCTGCCCCTCACCGAGGTCTCGCTGCCCATGGCCAAGCAGCCGGGGCGCTCAGGTAAGCCGGGGGGtgggcaccgggacccccctgTGCGCCCTGATCCTGTACCGCCGTGCCGTGGGGTGGGCACGGGAGGGGTGACCCCTGCCAAAGGGTTTATTTAGCCAAAGGGTTTATTTAGCCAAAGGGTTTAGCCAAAGCAGCTTccaggcggggggggggggattctGAGGCCCCTCTGCACAAGGCAGCACCCCAAACCCTCTCCTGGCACCAAGGGGAGCAGCGTGCGTCCCCAACGGGGTGCAGCGGGACACGGAGTGCCCTGTCCCATGCCatccaccagccccagccctgcgtAAACAAGGCAGTGAGTGGGAGAGGAATCcagggggggaccggggggggccgggaccGCTGTGCCACAGCCCCCTCGCTCCCATTGTGGCGCTCCCCGGCTTGGAGAATGGCAGCAGTGTGATGGGGCCGGCGCGGTGCGGGGTGGCGCAGCGCAGCCCAACAATGGCCCCATTGCTGCACCCCTTGGCATGGGTGCCTGGGGGGGCAGGACCTGCACCGGGAGGGGGCcgggagcaggggggggggcTAAATGCCAGCGCTGCAGCTCGGCTGCGCTCTgctctccccatccctggggaggagaaggggtgCGGGGACGGTGCCCGGGCACACCGGTGCCCCACGTCCCGCAGCCAGCACGACCCCGAGAGGATGCCCGGCAGGGAGAGCGCCCTGGCTGCggggtgcctggggctgcccccccccatgATGAGGGGACAGCAGCCGGGGACAGCGTGGGGTGGCACAGCGGGGGCACCGGGACTCGGCCGGCACCGGCGGGTAACGGGGGGCTGGCTGAGCGCgggggcacagggctgtggGGGCGCACGGGCAGCTGGATGTGCCCCTTTACAGTGCAGCTCCTCAAATCCGCGGACCTGGGGCGGCAGAGCCTGCTGTACCTGAAGGAGATCGGCCATGGGTGGTTCGGAAAGGTGAGTGCCAAGCCgggggggcagagctggggccgTGGGGGTATGGGGACATCGGGATAGTGGGATATTGGGATAGTGAGATATTGGGGCAGGGGGATGTCAGGACACCAGGGCACTGGGGCAGGGAGTGTGCCAGAATCCAGGGCTGCTCCAGCTCTCGTGCCACGCCGGgacgggggctgcagggggctgcgtGTGCCCGTTGGGATGCCAAATGTAGGTTTAGGGCCGGGGATTGTTGGTGAGGATTTAGCGGGACGCCTCTGCCCCTTGCCCCGAGGTGTTCCTGGGGGAGGTGAACTCGGGCATCAGCAGCACCCAGGTGGTGGTGAAGGAGCTGAAGGCCAGCGCCAGCGTGCAGGACCAGATGCAGTTCCTGGAGGAAGCGCAGCCCTACAGGTGGGTGCGGGGTCGCTCCGTGGTGCCGATCCTGCGCCGGGCACATCCCCAAACTacgggctgccccccccccccgtgtcacAGCTGGCTGAGCAGAGCTGTCACAGGGAAGGTGCTGGGTGCCTGGCTGAGCTCTCCATGCAGCACGGCTCCGTCCCGGGGCTCGCTGGCTgcggggagctgctggtgcccAGCCCCGGCTGCGCTGAGGTCATGGGCACGGAGGGAGGGGGGCACGGAGCCGGCCTGTGCCCTGCGAGAGCTGAACAAATGCCCCTTTGTGGCGTGTCCTGGGGTGCTGGGACACAGTGGTACCCGCTCCCAGCCCTTCCCGTCAGCCCTCGCGCCCCGGGGGGCCCCCCCAGTGctgccaccccccccacccccagctccgGTTGTCTCGGTGGCAGCCCCGCGGTGCCGACGTGCCCCTCGCTCTGCCCCTCGCAGGGCTCTCCAGCACACCaacctgctgcagtgcctggccCAGTGCGCCGAGGTCACCCCGTACCTGCTGGTGATGGAGTTCTGCCCGCTGGTGAgtccccccctgtccccaaggAGCCACCATGGGGCTGTGGCTAGCCCCTGTGGCCACTCGAGCTGCCGGACGGCGTGCCATCGTTGCGGGGAGGCACAAAGCACGGCTCTGCCAGGCTTGGCACGGCTCAGCCgagagcagagccagcccctggggcaggagggcagcggggTGACGGTGGCACCGCCCCGCAGGGTGACCTGAAGGGATACCTGCGGAGCTGCCGGGGGGCCGACACCATGGCCCCCGACCCGCTGACCCTGCAGAGGATGGCGTGCGAGGTGGCCTGCGGCGTCCTGCACCTGCACAGGAACAACTACATCCACAGGTAGGCtgcctgggggggtggggggtgaggttgggcagcccccccaggacGCCGGCGTCCCCCCAgacctctgctcctcctgcccaaCAATATCCTGGTGCTGAGTGAGTTGCACACGGAGACTCCAGCATCAGTGATTTTGTTGAGGAAGGGGAGCGCTGCCGTCGGGGCCACCCCACCTGAGCCGGGCTGCTCGGGTGCAACCCTGCGAGCGATGCTGTGGCTGCGGGGAGGGTCGTGGGGGGCATGGCTGTGCTGGATGGGGGGGGTCCTGCGGGCATCCCAGCCTCGGTGGGCCCTGCggcacctgggggggggtctccccGCGCGGTCCTGGTGTGCGCCCCAGCTGCGCGCACCCCCTccagggctggtgccagcaggggTAGGAGGTGCCCGGGCGTGCGTTGCTCGGGGAACCTGCTTTCTGCTCGGCTCGGCGCCTgacggatggacggacggacagaGGCGCAGCTGGGGCGCAGCGCAGGAATTCCTGCTGTGCATTTGCTGCCTGCTTTTATCGGCACGCCCGGCGCTTGGCCGCCGCACAGCCACCccgctcctgctcctgctcctgctccccgcCACGGTGCTGCCCGGGGtgccctgtgtccccccccctaCCCCCTGGGGGTGGTGACAGCGCCGAGGTTTGCTTGGCAGCGACCTGGCCCTGCGGAACTGCCTGCTGACCGCCGACCTGACCGTCAAGATCGGGGACTACGGGCTCTCGCACTGCAAGTACAAAGTAAGGCTGGTTTGGGTGAGCAGGGGGGGCAGCGCTTGGcttgggtggggggggggctcagggacACACACACCTCTCCAACCCTTCCCTGCCGTgccagggcagcccctgccccatgccCTTTGCTGGGGCAGCGGGTGGGTGCTTCCCCGGAGACCACCACCCCGAGCTGTCCTTGTTGGCTCGTCCCCAGGCAGCCCAAGCTCCGTGGCACGAGCAGGGCTTTGCTCCCAAAAAGTGCCTGGGCTGGATTTTCCCCTTGGAAGCTGCAGAaacggcagggctggggctgggaggcagaaggCGAACAgtgggaggaggctgggggtctGCCAGGGGCTCAGGATGGGGAGACAgcgggagcaggagggagggaggaggcagaaagCAGGAACGGcacggtggggctgggggctgcagagggagcagagcaggcactGAGGGGCTCGGGGTGAGGTTATGGGGTGgcacagcggggctgggggggtgtggggaggctGGCGTGGCGCTGTGGCCGGTCCCTTACGCGTAGGTTTGACGTTCTCTTCTCGTACTGACCCTGCATACTTGGCAGGACGACTACTTCGTGACGGCCGACCAGCTCTGGGTGCCGCTGCGCTGGATCGCCCCCGAGCTCATCGACGAAGTGCACGGCAACCTGCTCATCGTGGACCAGACCAAGGCCAGCAACGTCTggtgagcagggcagggggggcacggggggggctgctgccagcacggcTCGGTCTCGAGGCACCCGCTGACATAAGCAGGAGACGTCGGGGCGCATCGTTTGTGGGGCTGCGGGATGGcggtgggattttttttgggggggtccccgtGTGCTCAGCATCCCGCCGTGCCCGCAGGTCGCTGGGCGTCACCATCTGGGAGCTGTTTGAGCTGGGCAGCCAGCCCTACGACCACTACTCCGACCGCCAAGTGCTCGCCTACGCCAtcaaggagcagcagctgaagctgcCCAAGCCCCAGCTGAAGCTGTCGCTGGCGGAGCGCTGGTGAGCGCATCCTGCCCCCTTCCTCTCCATATTTCCCCGGGGTGTGGGGGTCTTTCTCGGGGTCCACCCCGTGCCACGGCTCCGGCACGGCGAGGCGCTGCTGGGGCCGGAGCAGAGCGGCCGTGCTGAGCCCCCTGTTCGCCACGGCAGGTACGAGGTGATGCAgttctgctggctgcagcccgaGCAGCGCCCGACGGCCGAGGAGGTGCACCTGCTGCTCTCCTACCTCTGTGCCAAAGGTGCCACGGAGGCCGAGGAGGAGTTCGAGAAGCGCTGGAACTCCATGAAGCCCAACAGCAGCGCCAGCGGCAGCCACCACGGCGCCGAGCTCTCCTCCTTCCCGCTGCTGGAGCAGTTCTCGGCCGACGGCTTCCCCTCGGACGGGGACGACATCCTCACCGTGATGGAGACCAGCCACGGCCTCAACTTCGAGTACAAGTGGGAGCACACCAAGACCGAGCACTTCCAGGCCCCCCTGGGGTCCCTGAGCCCCAGCAGCGCCGCCCGCTACCACGACCTCTACTACCCGGCCGCCTCCGCCGGGCGCCTCAGCCTGGGGGTCTCGCCCTCCTGCTACGAGTGCAAGCAGCCCGGCTGCCCAGGCCTCCCCGCCCCCGGCGTGGTGCCCATCCTGGGTGCCCACAGCCCCTCTCTCGGCAGCGAGTATTACATCCGCATCGAGGGGCCGGCCGAGGGCAGCGCCGAGCTGGACTACGCCATGTGCTCCTACAGCCCCGAGGGCGAGCGGGGCTCCCCGCGGCCCCCGTCCTGCTGGAGACCCCAGGGCACGCGGGGCGGCAGCACCTACGACTCCGACAGCAGCCCCACCGTCTCCCTCAGCATGGAGCCGCTGCTGGGCCACGCGCCGGCGGGCGAAGGCTCGTGGGAGTGCGCTGAGTACTACCCCTACGCCTGCCCGGGGCAGGAGCAGCGCGGCTACGAGCCGTCCCCCGGCCACGGGGCCGAGCGGTACCTGCTGGAGGATGAGCACAACGAGCCGGGTGGCAAGGACTGGCCCGTGCCCGGCTTCCAGCACAGCATCTTTGGCGACCCTCTGGGTGTCTCCCCATCGGTGAACTGCGCCTACAGCCCCCGGGGGtacgggcagcccccggggcagAGCGCAACCCGGCCGGACTGCGTGGCGCTGGAGCTGGGCGATGACagccccccgggagccccccaCCCGGAGGGtgccagccccccagccccgcagcaaCCCTGGGCCTCCAACAGCTCCTCCAACAACAACATCGGTGGCAGCCCGGCCGCCCGCGAGCCCGGGGACAGCTGGTGCTACCGCCGCATGATCACCTTCCGCGGGCTGATGGCCAAGCCGCTGGGCACCGTGCCGCGCGGCCAGCCCCAGCTCGGGGGGTCCCCACCGGGCCTCGATTTTCGCCGCCCTcgggggcaggagcaggcccctgGCATGGCTGGCAGCTCCTCCCCGTGCCGCTCGCCCTCCCCACGGAGCCAGGCCTGGCAGAACCGTGACTCATCAGCCTCTGGCTGCTCTCAGACGGTGGCGATGGCGCTGGCTGGTGGCCCCGGCACGCCACGGGGCCCTggcgcagccccagcagccgTATCCGGGCCCCAGCCATGCCCGCAGGATGCCCACCCGGCCGAGGGCACGGAGGTGAgcagccctgcccgcagccctgtGCCGTGCGCCGCCgctgcgctggggctgggggaggctgcccCCATGGCTGGCACCGCTGCCCCGAACCCTGGGACCCCCACGGAGCCCGGTGTAGACGGTGCCCAGCCTACAGCGGAGGCTGCTGAGGCACCGGTGCCCGGGGAGGCGGCTGCGGACAGCAGCACGTGTCCTGCCAGCGACACGGACAGGACCCCGGACAAGACGTTTTCCAGCGCCAGTTTCCCCGCTGGGGACGAGGGGAGCGACGAGGACACGGCGGAGCTGACCTCCGGCGTCTTCACCGACTTCTCCGGGGACTACATGGAGAGGGTGGACATGGCCCCGGCGTTCAAGTCCCTGCAAAAGCAGGTGGGGACACCGGATTCCCTGGAGTCCCTGGACATCCCCtccacagccagctcctgcGAGGTGTTCAGCCCCACCGCCTTCGCGCCCGCGGGGCAGCCCAAGGCGCTCGACAGCGGCTACGACACCGAGAACAACGAGTCCCCCGAGTTCGTCCTCAAGGAGCCCCACGAGCCCCGAGAGCCAGAGGCTTTTGGCCAGCTGGGGAAGCCTCCCCCAGGGTTGCCGGGGGCTGAGGGCGAGGTCCCGGCCCCCGAGACGCGGCTCTCGGCGTCTTTCAGCACCGAGCTCCACGGCCTCTCCGAGAAGAACCCGTACCGTGACTCTGCCTACTTCTCCGACTACGACACCGAGGCCGAGCGCGGCCCCAAGGACGACGAGGACAGTGACGGGTCCGACAGCCCGGAGGCAGAGAAGGAGGGGTCCCAGCCCCATGCACAAGACCTGGCACAAGCCCCTGGGCTGGGCGAGGACCCGCTGCACCCCCCAGGAGCCCCTGGGAGCCCCCCGGCAGCGCCCAGCACAGCGGAGGCATCTGAAGCGCCGGACATGGGGGTCTCTGCAGGGGACTGGAGgggggcagaggctggggaTGCCCCGGCTGGCCCCACAGCACAAGAGGCTGGCACCGACCTGCGAGCCATGGGGCCAGGCACAGATGGAGACACCCCAGGGGTCTGCAGCGTCCCCCCGGGCTCTGTGCCACCCAAGACTTTCTTCTTGTCCCCAGTGCCAACGAGCCCCGAGGagccagcaccaggcagagGGACCCCCGAGGCTGAGGGCATCCCCGGACTGGGGGGGGATGCGTCCGGGGGCGAACAGACTGTGTCCCCCAcgccagggctgggggaagcGGGGCTGTCCCCAGAGGGCACCGGGGTGGGCATCGCCCCCGGAGGGGACGCGCCAGGGGGTCCCAGCACGCCGCTATCGGGGGGTGAGTCACCGGTGCGCTCCCCCCCGGGGCTCTCCCTGCTCCCGTGCACCCGGGAGCCACGGCCGGCCACCTCGGAGCGCCGAGAGgagccggaggaggaggaggaggacacgGAGGACAGCGACGAGTCGGACGAGGAGCTGCGTTGCTACAACATCCAGGAGCAGAGCGAGGAGAGTGAGGAGGAGCCGGCGGCCGTGCCCATCGTGGTGGCCGagagccacagcagcaggaacctGCGCAGCCTCCTCAAGATGCCCAGCCTGCTCTCCGAGGCCTTCTGCGAGGACCTGGAGCGCAAGAAGAAGGCCGTGTCCTTCTACGACGATGTCACCATCTACCTCTTCGACCAGGTGAGGGCAGAGCCTGGGGAGGGCGCACGGTGGTGGGCACGGCGCGGGGGCGCTTTGAGCCCCGGGCTTGCCACCAGCGAGCCACCAGCATCTCCTCCTTCCCAGGAAAGTCCCACGCGGGAGCTGGGCGAGCAGAGCTTCCCGGATGCCCCCGAGCCTtcagggcagcccccagccagcgGCAGCCCCACGAGCCCCACGAGCCCCGCCAGCCCCACGGACAGGCTGAGCGCCTCCGACGACTCCTCGGACGGCAACGCCTCGGAAGAGAGTAAGGGGGCAgtgggggcagcggggtggcGGTGGGGCCGGGCGGGTGACCCCCCCTGCACGgtgggctcagccccagccccctcgCTCTGCGTCACAGGCGGTGGCTTCGAGTGGGACGACGACTTTCCGCTCATGCCGGTGAAGCCGTCGCTGATGTCCTCGCTGTCGGGGACGCCGGCGGAGCCCGACCCCTCCGTCCCCGCGCTGCTGCCGGCCCCCAAGCAGGTGCTGCCCCTCCAGTTCTCCCGTTTCACGGTCTCGCCTGCCCCGGTGTCCCGCTTCTCCATCACCCACGTCTCCGACTCGGATATGGACTCCATAGGAGGTGAGGTCCCGCCGCGTGCCCACCCTGGGGGTCCCCAACTACCCCACAGGGCCACCCCTTGCAGCCCGGACACTTGGTGCCCTGTGCCCCCTCGGGGACCAGTCACCCCTGGGCCACCTCATCCCTATGAGCACTGTACCCAGTGCCCTGCTCACGCCAAATCTCTGCTCCTTTCCAGGCAGCAGCGAAGACGGTGACCGGGAGTGAGCCACCCTGGGTGCTCAGCTGCTagcggcaccggcaccggcaccggccgGCGGCCACGGAGGACAGACAGGGGCAGAGCCGGAGTGGGACCTGACCCGGGCTCATGGCACCGAGCTccgatattttttttttttaaggggattTGGTCGGAAGGAGTttttgggtgctgctgctggtcgGAGCCGGGCACGGCCCGGGGCGAGGCGGTGGGTGCCGGCCGTGCGTGCGCGAGCGGATGGCTGCGCGTgtatacatagatatatatatatagacatatatatatataaattagaGCATTCACGGGGTAGTGCCCTGACCTTGCTAACATTTGCGGagtcccccccaccccagtgAAGACCCCCACCCCTTTGGCTTCTCGCCCACGTGTGCTCCCGAGGCGGTGTTTGTCCCCACACGTCCCCCCTGTGCCGTGCACCTCAATGTTCCCCCACCGTGTCCCTCCCTGCCCGGGCTGGCGCTGGCTCTtggtggctggggagggggtctgggggggttaCAGGGGGTGCAGCACGGCTCGAGGGGGCTGGGGAGCTCCCAGCCCTTGCGTTTTGCCTGGTCCttctggggagcagcccccggcgCGGGGAGGGACCCCCCCAGGGGGCTgagaagctggggagggggagcgcCAACCCgactatttttgtatttaaagaaaaggaaaaaaaatactaaaaaaaaacaacaaaacttgcTGTTGACAGAACTCACATTGACGCGGTTTTAAGTTATTGTTGCCAAAGAGATGTAAAGAGTTTGTGGAGGcattctggggggggggggggggtcttgcGGTTTGTTCgttcagggtttttttgttgttgttttctttttttttcttttttttttaattcatttaaggCTTAGGATAATTGTGCAATTCCAGCTTCCAGAAGGAAATGGGACTAAGCGGAGCTGAGCGAAACCTTGAAATCAGGGCTGTTTCCTTTGGGGCCAATAGACCAAACCCTGAGGTGAGAAATGCCCCCCCCCagacctccccccccccagcccctccccgtgtcctGCAGCCCGGGCTGGCTCCCGTGGGTGCGTGGGGTGagtgcacacacaaaaacacacacacacaaacgcACACGTGTGGCTACGTGccatgggatgggatgggggctgcttttggccccgggggggggctcggtgctgcagcaccagccCATTCCCCAGCATGGCACAGTTAAAATGCCAGGGGGTGACCTCGCACCTTCTCCAGCCCACCCTGCGCTCGTGCCTGCTGCCGGTGCCACCTctttgtcccccccccagggacgagtggggtccccagccccagccccgaaGGCCGGGGAGGCTGCGCCTGCCCCGTGCCCTCCCTTCCTAATTTACCCAGCTCAATCAGTGCTTTAATTAAGCGCTTTATTTCAGCTCCAACCCAGCCCTaaccccctgtccccagccatgcCCTAGCACCAGGCTCCCTGCTTTGCAACCAGGGGtgctcagccccctgcccacccccccccagccctcccgtgtccccccccagcccagggttTGGTCTATGGCGTGCGAGGCAGCTGCCTCTGGAGGGCAGCATGAGAACAGAGCTGTGTGcgggattattttttttaaaaacagaaaaaggcgATGATTATTACATTGTATATTTTACCAAATACGGGTCataactgctgtattttttaatcagtgctGATTTCCATACAGCTCCCAGCATGCGTGTCAAACATCATCGGGCCAataataaagtttttaaaatatccttaaGCCGTTTGCTGCCCGCATCATTCCCCGGCAAGCAGGaaggggccgggggctgctctGGATTTGGATGAGGTGTGGGTACTCCaaccccagagctgcagcactggAGGGCTCCGGAGCCCCCCAGCTAAGGAAAACACGGGGTACCtggtggggtgtgtgtgtgggggggtaaATTTTATTGCtcataaattacttttttcataaaaaattcTTTCAGGTTACATCTTGCAGGTGCCACCAAGCCAGGAGGTGCAGCGAAGCCCCCGGGAGGACGGCAgcccctgctgtggggctggaagAGGACGACGTGGGGCTGGCGGCGAGGTGGAACCTGGGGCTGACCCCTGCCTGGCCACGAGCCCCCAGCCCTATCCTGTGGCCCTGcgccccagcagagccccttCCCCTTGCCCCCATCTGCCTGTGGCCTTCACCTCAACTggtgcccccccagctcctgtggGACCCCAAGAAGGCACGGCGAAGGCTGGCACCGCGtggctgcccccagctcccagctcatCTCCCCCCACCTGTGGCACAGGCACGGACAGgaggctctgcacagccccGGCACTGCATTTTTGGGGTGTTACTGGTTTGGACACACTTCGGGCCAAGGTGGTGGCAGCTTCCCACGCGCGTTGTGGCAGCCGCGGAGCTGGAGGTGAGCACCCCGGGGATGCGCAGCGCAGGAAGCAGGAGGGGGGCTCTGGTgcgcagggtgctgggggctgcggtgGTGCACAGCCTTGTAGAAGACACAGCACCGTGGCCAGGAGAGAACCGTGCCCGGGGGAGCAGACAGAAGCCGGCTGGTCCCAGGAGGATGCGCTCTGTGCCGGGGAACTGCCGCACATCAGAGGGGCACAGCAGCAACCGAGCCTAACTGGGAAGCAGCCCTAAAGTGGAACCCGCAGACAGCGGCCGAGGCATTCGGGGCTCTTTGCTACCTGGGCTAAACCTACCGTCAAAGCAACCACCGAGGGGGTCCTCTGAGCTCTAGCAATTAAAAAGTGCAAAAAGGCAACGAGAGCGGGAGGCAGGAGCGCAGAGGCACTGCCCCGCTGGTGCCAGCCGCAGGCacctggctgcaggcacagcgAAGATGCAAATCCTGCCTGGAAAACCCATTCCCATTTGGGCAGCACACCCCGGCCCCACAGCGGCTCCTGCGATGAggttggggatttggggggattcGGGGCAGGGTGCCCCCTCCTGCCGGCAGCTCTGCGCCGCCAGCGCCGTGCAGCGCGCTCGCTCGTGGGCGCGCACCCTAGCAGTAAGCTCAGCGAGTATACGTGTGGATATATCGGGCTCATGCAGCCTTGGAATAGAGGAAGGGAAACCAGCAAAGCGAGAGGGCTCGAGGGGCGAGCCTGGAGGGGAGCGCTCCTTCAAACACCAGCTTGCCCCGTGGCCTGGGCGCTGCATCCA is a genomic window of Anas acuta chromosome 18, bAnaAcu1.1, whole genome shotgun sequence containing:
- the AATK gene encoding serine/threonine-protein kinase LMTK1 isoform X3, which gives rise to MGAWGGRTCTGRGPGAGGGAKCQRCSSAALCSPHPWGGEGVRGRCPGTPVPHVPQPARPREDARQGERPGCGVPGAAPPHDEGTAAGDSVGWHSGGTGTRPAPAVQLLKSADLGRQSLLYLKEIGHGWFGKVFLGEVNSGISSTQVVVKELKASASVQDQMQFLEEAQPYRALQHTNLLQCLAQCAEVTPYLLVMEFCPLGDLKGYLRSCRGADTMAPDPLTLQRMACEVACGVLHLHRNNYIHSDLALRNCLLTADLTVKIGDYGLSHCKYKTLHTWQDDYFVTADQLWVPLRWIAPELIDEVHGNLLIVDQTKASNVWSLGVTIWELFELGSQPYDHYSDRQVLAYAIKEQQLKLPKPQLKLSLAERWYEVMQFCWLQPEQRPTAEEVHLLLSYLCAKGATEAEEEFEKRWNSMKPNSSASGSHHGAELSSFPLLEQFSADGFPSDGDDILTVMETSHGLNFEYKWEHTKTEHFQAPLGSLSPSSAARYHDLYYPAASAGRLSLGVSPSCYECKQPGCPGLPAPGVVPILGAHSPSLGSEYYIRIEGPAEGSAELDYAMCSYSPEGERGSPRPPSCWRPQGTRGGSTYDSDSSPTVSLSMEPLLGHAPAGEGSWECAEYYPYACPGQEQRGYEPSPGHGAERYLLEDEHNEPGGKDWPVPGFQHSIFGDPLGVSPSVNCAYSPRGYGQPPGQSATRPDCVALELGDDSPPGAPHPEGASPPAPQQPWASNSSSNNNIGGSPAAREPGDSWCYRRMITFRGLMAKPLGTVPRGQPQLGGSPPGLDFRRPRGQEQAPGMAGSSSPCRSPSPRSQAWQNRDSSASGCSQTVAMALAGGPGTPRGPGAAPAAVSGPQPCPQDAHPAEGTEVSSPARSPVPCAAAALGLGEAAPMAGTAAPNPGTPTEPGVDGAQPTAEAAEAPVPGEAAADSSTCPASDTDRTPDKTFSSASFPAGDEGSDEDTAELTSGVFTDFSGDYMERVDMAPAFKSLQKQVGTPDSLESLDIPSTASSCEVFSPTAFAPAGQPKALDSGYDTENNESPEFVLKEPHEPREPEAFGQLGKPPPGLPGAEGEVPAPETRLSASFSTELHGLSEKNPYRDSAYFSDYDTEAERGPKDDEDSDGSDSPEAEKEGSQPHAQDLAQAPGLGEDPLHPPGAPGSPPAAPSTAEASEAPDMGVSAGDWRGAEAGDAPAGPTAQEAGTDLRAMGPGTDGDTPGVCSVPPGSVPPKTFFLSPVPTSPEEPAPGRGTPEAEGIPGLGGDASGGEQTVSPTPGLGEAGLSPEGTGVGIAPGGDAPGGPSTPLSGGESPVRSPPGLSLLPCTREPRPATSERREEPEEEEEDTEDSDESDEELRCYNIQEQSEESEEEPAAVPIVVAESHSSRNLRSLLKMPSLLSEAFCEDLERKKKAVSFYDDVTIYLFDQESPTRELGEQSFPDAPEPSGQPPASGSPTSPTSPASPTDRLSASDDSSDGNASEESGGFEWDDDFPLMPVKPSLMSSLSGTPAEPDPSVPALLPAPKQVLPLQFSRFTVSPAPVSRFSITHVSDSDMDSIGGSSEDGDRE